One window of Candidatus Cloacimonadota bacterium genomic DNA carries:
- a CDS encoding tetratricopeptide repeat protein, with protein sequence MKRFLLPLAFLLVLIPLWGQYNERDILNQQAYQMLGQRQFAEAEKIFLQVLEKYPDDANSVLQLLNIYFQTSQLDKAENLLRQYRRILPANQATEQEVLLLVMQGRPDDAWNLGQTQLSRMNHSESTYRLLASYFERRGFYDHVLRLYEEARARRGNPDLFRLEIANAALNYRRFEQALREYLTFLEKNPSNIYFVNNQCKTILREDPELIATIGEFAETSANHIIKELYANALLSQNRAPEALEVYKNLPPERLLSFAEQQYATLNDEVALPAFEHLAGISTETLERNDYRLRQAFIHFRSGRHVETDSLLRAVIADSLMLERKNYQRRGVNLNARKLMAENSLALTKSTATAKTWYEEARRFCGSAYDRQNIDLALVRLLAIDQDFETALTILNGVNEPKHLETRDYLRFSVELLRGNTDVADSLMNEYVIRWPGGVYVNDAIYQMMFVLELSGKDLDSFHLANRMMLLGDPAAVDTLAAVFASTDDEELLILAVEWAILLAEPDKALNLLEHDWQDPVSAEYAALLRLKLSTEEDEAQRFARDFLTANPGSIFAPKFRMSLARTGYSRPDF encoded by the coding sequence ATGAAGCGTTTTCTGCTACCGCTTGCCTTCCTGCTGGTGCTGATACCGCTTTGGGGACAGTACAACGAGCGTGACATCCTCAACCAGCAGGCCTACCAGATGTTGGGACAGCGCCAGTTCGCGGAAGCGGAAAAGATCTTCCTGCAAGTGCTGGAAAAATACCCCGACGACGCCAACAGCGTGCTGCAACTGCTGAACATCTATTTCCAAACCTCGCAACTGGACAAGGCGGAAAACCTGCTCCGCCAATACCGACGCATTTTACCGGCCAATCAGGCCACGGAACAGGAAGTCCTGCTGCTGGTGATGCAGGGCAGGCCAGACGATGCCTGGAACCTTGGTCAGACGCAGCTTTCCCGCATGAACCATTCGGAAAGCACCTATCGGCTGCTGGCATCCTATTTCGAGCGCCGGGGTTTTTATGACCATGTTTTGCGGCTTTACGAAGAGGCCAGGGCCCGCCGCGGCAATCCTGACCTTTTCCGGCTGGAAATCGCCAACGCCGCGCTCAACTATCGCCGGTTCGAGCAGGCGCTGAGAGAATATCTCACTTTTCTGGAGAAAAACCCCTCCAACATCTATTTCGTGAACAACCAGTGCAAAACCATCCTTAGAGAGGACCCCGAACTCATCGCCACCATCGGGGAATTCGCCGAAACCAGCGCCAATCACATCATCAAAGAGCTTTACGCCAATGCCCTGCTTTCGCAAAACCGCGCTCCGGAGGCTTTGGAGGTGTATAAAAACCTGCCCCCAGAACGCCTGTTGAGTTTTGCCGAACAGCAATACGCCACCTTGAACGACGAGGTGGCGCTGCCCGCTTTTGAGCATCTGGCCGGAATCAGCACAGAAACCCTGGAAAGGAACGACTACCGCCTGCGTCAGGCTTTCATCCACTTCCGTTCCGGGCGCCACGTGGAAACGGACAGCCTGCTGCGGGCCGTGATCGCCGATTCGCTGATGCTGGAGCGGAAAAACTACCAGCGCAGGGGCGTGAACCTGAACGCCCGCAAGCTGATGGCGGAAAACAGCCTCGCCCTGACCAAAAGCACCGCCACCGCCAAAACCTGGTATGAAGAGGCGCGCAGATTCTGCGGCAGCGCCTATGACCGCCAAAATATCGACCTGGCCCTAGTGCGCCTGCTGGCGATTGATCAGGATTTCGAAACCGCCCTGACCATCCTGAACGGCGTGAACGAGCCCAAACACCTGGAAACCCGCGACTACCTGCGCTTCAGCGTGGAACTGCTGCGGGGCAATACAGACGTCGCGGACAGCCTGATGAACGAATACGTTATCCGCTGGCCCGGCGGGGTTTACGTGAACGACGCCATCTACCAAATGATGTTCGTGCTGGAACTAAGCGGAAAAGACCTGGACAGCTTCCATCTCGCTAACCGGATGATGCTGCTGGGCGATCCCGCCGCCGTGGATACCCTGGCCGCGGTTTTTGCCTCCACGGACGATGAGGAACTGCTCATCCTGGCTGTGGAATGGGCCATTCTGCTGGCCGAGCCGGACAAGGCCCTGAACCTGCTGGAACATGACTGGCAGGACCCCGTAAGCGCCGAATACGCGGCCCTACTGCGCCTGAAGCTCAGCACGGAGGAAGATGAAGCGCAGCGATTTGCCAGAGACTTCCTCACCGCCAATCCCGGCAGCATCTTCGCCCCAAAATTCCGCATGAGCCTTGCCCGCACCGGCTACAGCCGTCCAGATTTCTGA